One segment of Paenibacillus rhizovicinus DNA contains the following:
- a CDS encoding ATP-binding cassette domain-containing protein, which translates to MALLSGGEAQKVAIARVLYKNCRIIVLDEPSSALDPISEYNMNEAILKEAGNKTVVFISHRLSTTRMADTIYMIEDGRIIEQGSHKDLMELNGKYAYMFNLQAERYRSPKTAQAGA; encoded by the coding sequence ATAGCCCTACTGTCCGGCGGCGAGGCGCAGAAGGTGGCGATCGCTCGGGTGCTGTACAAGAATTGCCGGATCATCGTGCTGGACGAACCATCCAGCGCCTTGGACCCGATCAGCGAGTACAACATGAACGAGGCGATCCTGAAGGAAGCCGGCAACAAGACCGTGGTCTTCATCTCCCACCGGCTGTCCACCACGCGCATGGCCGATACCATCTACATGATCGAGGATGGACGGATCATCGAACAGGGAAGCCACAAGGATTTAATGGAACTGAATGGCAAGTATGCGTATATGTTCAATTTGCAGGCTGAACGGTACCGCAGCCCCAAAACAGCGCAAGCAGGGGCTTGA
- a CDS encoding GerAB/ArcD/ProY family transporter has protein sequence MNESKGKINIAQLFMIFALMNGLVDHVVVNPMLLDASGRDAWITVIVTGSLFVVWSSLLYWIMRRFGRQPWQRLVAKQTHPALSWLLTIPVVIVLYGIGATTVVNTVKWNATNYLPATSGMVLVLALATICLILALWGLRTIAITAGILLPLVCVLGVFVSVFNVPQKDHRLLFPVLETGWAPVANGILYAASGFAEAALLVLLQHRLTRSVKWWQLMLYSLFTIMLMLGPVIGAITEFGPGEAANQMTSPYEQWRLVKIGEYVEHVDFFSIFQWLSGACIRISIAVYLLVDVLPLRKKLHRQWAIAVLLLSYIAISLVPINDYSFYRWMYHDYMPIAFFILFTLSILWMGIAMFAKPLPKEG, from the coding sequence GTGAACGAATCGAAAGGTAAAATCAACATCGCGCAGTTATTCATGATCTTCGCCTTAATGAACGGGCTCGTGGATCATGTCGTCGTCAATCCGATGCTGCTCGATGCTTCGGGCAGGGATGCATGGATCACGGTCATCGTCACCGGAAGCCTATTCGTCGTCTGGAGCTCGCTGCTTTATTGGATCATGCGAAGATTCGGCCGGCAGCCCTGGCAGCGTTTGGTCGCGAAGCAGACGCATCCCGCCTTGTCCTGGCTTCTGACGATACCGGTCGTCATTGTCCTGTACGGAATCGGCGCCACGACCGTCGTCAACACCGTTAAATGGAACGCGACCAATTATCTGCCCGCTACGTCGGGCATGGTTCTCGTCCTCGCGCTGGCGACCATTTGCCTCATTCTGGCGTTGTGGGGACTGCGGACCATCGCGATCACGGCGGGCATTCTGCTGCCGCTGGTATGCGTGCTCGGCGTCTTCGTGAGCGTCTTCAACGTCCCGCAGAAAGACCATCGCCTTCTATTTCCCGTACTGGAGACGGGGTGGGCGCCGGTGGCGAACGGAATTCTCTATGCCGCAAGCGGCTTCGCGGAAGCTGCGCTGCTCGTGCTTCTCCAGCATCGACTGACGCGAAGCGTGAAATGGTGGCAATTGATGCTCTACAGCTTGTTCACCATCATGCTCATGCTCGGTCCCGTCATCGGCGCGATCACGGAGTTCGGTCCGGGCGAGGCTGCCAACCAGATGACGTCGCCATATGAACAATGGCGGCTCGTGAAGATCGGCGAGTATGTCGAGCATGTCGATTTCTTCTCTATTTTCCAATGGCTATCGGGTGCCTGCATACGCATAAGCATCGCCGTTTATTTGCTTGTCGACGTGCTTCCTCTCCGGAAGAAGCTGCACCGGCAGTGGGCCATTGCCGTCCTTCTGCTCAGCTATATCGCGATTTCGCTCGTACCAATCAACGACTACTCGTTTTACCGCTGGATGTACCACGATTACATGCCGATCGCCTTCTTCATCCTGTTTACGCTATCGATCCTCTGGATGGGTATCGCCATGTTCGCCAAACCATTGCCGAAGGAAGGATGA
- a CDS encoding extracellular solute-binding protein, with protein MSFYRLYRGSKSARIGFRLVLILALLFGAIHWLSSKDTVIYASNADASALLNFKEKSAEPSYAMAMLDHPEAAAEAAKAKPIPIIPADYAQADPIAELETGQADGELDWNSESGWVEWKFEAPQAGWYELHLEYKPLPGGKVSIVRGVQIDGSYPYLESEHLELERQWKDAKYPYDRNEIGMQVRPQQTELSGWADKALSDYSVSSRPLLYRLEQGEHTLRLVGEREPVALRAISFQPQAPIASYEEYAASQPAAASEASWYAMTEAEQFQRKSSLTIQTDHWAEPYISPDPEGRVTYNVLGGNQWKNPGEWVEWQMAVPSDGWYELDLKNFQNYRPGFKAYRTIEIDGQTPFKELLHYGFDYHKEFEITTLADSQGKPYRFYLRKGTHAIRMTADSSVLEPINLALQDTLSQLADYDRHIRLITGNYSKSAFDANIDSTRTWDMVKYDPDVAAKLQGFIRRLTDIRDYINGVNGRSSDLSQAIETSIDMLNDMLTDVNEVPNKINDFSTIQSNIGTWMSTLTQEPLLFDFAVVRTPGTKTGLKVPTALARIPYALKDFGRSFFMDYDLSKDNEDGALTIWIQRGRDYADLLRELVDQDFTPKTGIKVNINLMPNPNMLVLGNAAGDVPDVALGIGESTPADYAMRSAVEDLSKYPGFDDVSKRFIPGVERALSYNGGTYGLPEVQNFQMLFYRTDVLDNLHLKVPDTWDDVFDILPTLQENGMTINFPKADFSTLFFENGAEPYSPDGLRATLTSEAGLKSFKQWTDLYTKYNLPIDIPAFFQHFRDGDIPIGVADFNTYVQLLVAAPEITGHWKIAPLPGVPQADGEVARWSQQGLSAAMIMKKSEHKDQAWQFLQWWTSAGVQAQYANDIESFYGMEFRWNTANVEAMKSLSWPSDDLKAIREQARWAKNMPVVPGYYFLGREMDFAWNRTVFDNMPAEESLEEAELSLQREMNLRQNDFGIKSNADLRVPQIVKPFQWEEASR; from the coding sequence ATGAGCTTTTATCGTCTCTATCGCGGCTCCAAGTCCGCTCGAATCGGGTTCCGGCTCGTTCTGATCCTTGCGCTCTTATTCGGCGCTATTCATTGGCTATCCAGCAAGGACACCGTCATCTACGCTTCGAATGCCGACGCTTCTGCATTATTGAATTTCAAAGAGAAGAGCGCCGAGCCGTCTTATGCCATGGCGATGCTCGATCATCCCGAAGCAGCAGCGGAGGCAGCGAAAGCGAAGCCGATCCCGATCATTCCGGCCGATTACGCGCAGGCTGATCCGATCGCAGAGCTGGAGACGGGCCAAGCGGATGGCGAATTGGATTGGAACAGCGAATCCGGCTGGGTGGAATGGAAATTCGAAGCTCCGCAAGCCGGCTGGTACGAGCTTCATCTGGAATACAAGCCGCTTCCGGGCGGCAAGGTTTCCATTGTCCGGGGGGTTCAGATCGACGGGAGCTATCCTTACCTCGAATCGGAGCATCTGGAGCTGGAGCGGCAATGGAAGGACGCCAAATATCCGTACGACCGCAACGAGATCGGCATGCAGGTGCGTCCGCAGCAGACCGAGCTAAGCGGATGGGCGGACAAAGCGCTGAGTGATTATTCGGTCTCGTCCAGACCGTTGTTGTACCGTCTGGAGCAAGGAGAACATACGCTGCGGCTTGTCGGCGAGAGAGAACCGGTCGCGCTGCGCGCCATTTCGTTCCAACCGCAGGCGCCGATCGCCTCCTACGAGGAATACGCGGCATCCCAGCCGGCCGCCGCCTCCGAAGCCAGCTGGTACGCGATGACCGAAGCGGAGCAGTTTCAGCGCAAATCGAGTCTGACCATCCAGACGGACCATTGGGCGGAGCCCTACATCTCGCCGGATCCAGAAGGCCGGGTCACGTACAACGTGCTTGGAGGGAACCAATGGAAAAATCCGGGCGAATGGGTCGAGTGGCAGATGGCGGTGCCGAGCGACGGCTGGTACGAGCTTGATCTGAAAAACTTCCAAAATTACCGTCCGGGCTTCAAAGCCTACCGCACCATCGAGATCGACGGCCAAACGCCGTTCAAGGAATTGCTTCATTACGGTTTCGATTACCATAAGGAATTCGAGATCACGACGCTGGCGGATTCGCAAGGCAAGCCTTATCGGTTCTATCTGCGGAAGGGGACGCACGCGATCCGCATGACCGCGGATTCCTCGGTACTGGAGCCGATTAACCTGGCTTTGCAGGATACGCTCTCGCAGCTGGCCGACTATGACCGGCATATCCGCCTCATCACGGGCAACTACAGCAAGTCGGCTTTCGATGCGAACATCGATTCCACGCGCACTTGGGATATGGTCAAGTACGATCCCGACGTAGCCGCGAAGCTTCAAGGCTTCATTCGAAGACTGACCGACATTCGGGATTACATCAACGGCGTGAACGGCCGGAGCTCCGATTTGTCGCAGGCAATCGAGACGTCGATCGACATGCTGAACGATATGTTAACGGACGTGAACGAGGTTCCGAACAAGATCAACGACTTCTCGACCATTCAGAGCAATATCGGCACCTGGATGTCTACGTTGACGCAAGAACCGCTGCTATTCGACTTTGCAGTCGTCCGTACGCCAGGTACGAAGACCGGATTGAAGGTGCCGACGGCACTGGCGAGAATTCCCTATGCGCTCAAGGACTTCGGACGCTCCTTCTTCATGGATTACGATCTAAGCAAGGACAACGAGGACGGCGCTCTGACGATTTGGATTCAGCGGGGTCGCGATTATGCCGATCTGCTGCGCGAGCTGGTCGATCAGGACTTCACGCCGAAGACCGGCATTAAGGTCAACATCAACCTGATGCCGAATCCGAACATGCTCGTGCTGGGCAACGCGGCCGGCGACGTTCCGGACGTCGCGCTCGGCATCGGCGAGTCGACGCCGGCCGATTATGCGATGCGCAGCGCGGTGGAGGATCTCTCCAAGTATCCCGGATTCGACGACGTTTCGAAACGGTTCATCCCCGGCGTCGAGCGGGCTCTGTCGTATAACGGCGGAACGTACGGGCTTCCGGAAGTGCAGAACTTCCAGATGCTGTTCTACCGGACGGACGTCCTGGACAACTTGCACCTGAAGGTTCCCGATACGTGGGACGACGTCTTCGATATTCTGCCGACGCTGCAGGAGAACGGAATGACGATCAATTTCCCGAAAGCCGACTTCTCGACCTTGTTCTTCGAGAACGGCGCCGAGCCGTATTCGCCGGACGGATTGCGGGCCACCTTGACCAGCGAGGCCGGGTTGAAGTCGTTCAAGCAATGGACGGACCTGTATACGAAGTACAACTTGCCGATCGACATTCCGGCGTTCTTCCAACATTTCCGCGACGGGGATATTCCGATCGGGGTCGCCGACTTCAACACGTACGTGCAATTGCTGGTCGCCGCCCCGGAGATTACCGGACATTGGAAAATCGCGCCGCTTCCGGGCGTCCCGCAAGCAGACGGAGAGGTGGCCCGTTGGTCGCAGCAAGGACTGTCCGCCGCGATGATCATGAAGAAGAGCGAGCACAAGGACCAAGCATGGCAGTTCCTCCAATGGTGGACCTCGGCCGGCGTCCAAGCCCAGTACGCCAATGACATCGAATCGTTCTACGGGATGGAATTCCGATGGAACACGGCGAACGTCGAGGCGATGAAATCGCTGAGCTGGCCGAGCGACGACCTGAAGGCGATCCGGGAGCAGGCCCGCTGGGCGAAAAACATGCCGGTCGTGCCGGGCTATTACTTCCTTGGCCGGGAAATGGATTTCGCCTGGAACCGTACGGTGTTCGACAACATGCCTGCCGAGGAATCGCTGGAGGAAGCAGAACTGTCGCTCCAGCGCGAGATGAACCTCCGTCAGAACGACTTCGGCATCAAGAGCAACGCGGACTTGCGCGTGCCGCAAATCGTGAAACCTTTTCAATGGGAGGAGGCAAGTAGATGA
- a CDS encoding class I SAM-dependent DNA methyltransferase: MQQPQIWHYGLVARAHAELWTEVGPEAAYYKALIETSGQPALDLGCGSGRLLLNLLQAGLDVDGCDYSEDMLAVCQERAAMQGLSPRLYAQAMHELDLPRRYRTIFANGVIGLGGEHRLTMQAMQCCHEHLRPGGTFAFNYSARWNDSPAWLARLAEYRRAEPEAWPASSERHLLADGTELEIAARSLETDPLENVATRQMRLRLWHEGKLIKEEVQTQRLDDYTKNELVLMLERAGFSDIQIFGDFSDEPAAADHHELIFICRK, from the coding sequence ATGCAACAACCTCAAATATGGCACTATGGCCTTGTCGCGCGGGCGCATGCCGAATTGTGGACGGAAGTAGGTCCAGAAGCAGCGTACTACAAGGCACTGATCGAGACGTCCGGACAACCTGCACTTGATCTGGGCTGCGGCAGTGGACGCTTGCTGCTCAACTTATTGCAGGCTGGTCTGGATGTGGATGGCTGCGACTATTCGGAGGATATGCTTGCAGTCTGCCAAGAGCGAGCAGCAATGCAAGGCCTTTCGCCCAGGCTATATGCGCAGGCTATGCACGAGCTGGATCTGCCCCGCCGCTACAGGACGATATTTGCCAACGGAGTGATCGGACTCGGCGGAGAGCATCGTCTGACGATGCAGGCCATGCAGTGCTGTCATGAGCATCTCCGTCCAGGCGGCACGTTCGCGTTTAATTATTCGGCGCGATGGAACGATTCGCCCGCTTGGCTGGCGAGGTTGGCCGAGTACAGGCGGGCTGAACCCGAGGCATGGCCTGCATCCAGTGAGCGGCACCTTCTGGCTGACGGCACGGAGCTGGAAATAGCTGCCCGGTCACTTGAGACAGATCCCTTGGAGAACGTTGCCACCCGTCAGATGCGACTTCGGCTGTGGCATGAAGGAAAGCTTATCAAAGAGGAAGTTCAAACGCAAAGATTGGATGACTATACGAAGAACGAGCTGGTATTGATGCTTGAGCGCGCAGGCTTCAGCGACATACAAATCTTCGGTGATTTCAGCGACGAACCAGCTGCCGCAGACCACCATGAACTGATCTTTATCTGCCGAAAATAG
- a CDS encoding HAD family hydrolase — translation MKKYILFDHDGVLVDTEYWYYKAGERALADIGFTLDKNQYLRDMTQSLGTWSQAKAAGIDEQTISKQREVRNAYYQEYLRTEAIEIEGVVETLAELSKHVRMAIVTTAKRADFELIHQERQIRRFMEFVLVREDYERSKPHPEPYLTGLRRFGAAKEETLVVEDSNRGLNSAVAAGIDCAIVHNDFTQTHDFSQASYRIKTLIELKDIILNVT, via the coding sequence ATGAAAAAGTACATCCTCTTCGATCATGATGGCGTGCTTGTCGATACGGAATACTGGTATTACAAAGCAGGCGAAAGAGCTCTGGCTGACATTGGATTTACATTGGATAAAAATCAATATCTCCGCGACATGACTCAGTCATTGGGCACGTGGTCACAAGCCAAGGCGGCAGGAATTGATGAACAGACCATCAGCAAGCAGCGCGAGGTTCGCAACGCCTATTATCAGGAATATCTAAGAACGGAAGCCATCGAAATCGAAGGCGTAGTCGAAACGCTGGCCGAATTGTCAAAGCACGTCCGCATGGCCATCGTGACGACTGCAAAACGCGCGGATTTTGAACTTATTCATCAAGAGCGCCAGATTAGACGATTCATGGAATTCGTCCTTGTTCGCGAAGACTACGAGCGTTCCAAGCCTCACCCGGAGCCATACTTGACCGGCCTGCGGCGATTCGGAGCTGCCAAAGAAGAGACCCTGGTCGTAGAGGATTCCAACAGAGGGTTGAATTCGGCCGTGGCGGCCGGTATTGACTGTGCCATTGTCCATAACGACTTTACTCAAACGCATGATTTCTCGCAGGCCAGCTATCGAATCAAGACGCTGATCGAACTGAAGGACATTATCCTGAATGTCACCTGA
- a CDS encoding ABC transporter ATP-binding protein has protein sequence MGRIMFNHVFKRYKGESRPAVNDFHLSIEEGEFLVLVGPSGCGKSTTLRMLAGLEEISSGELYIDDKYVNYVSPKDRDIAMVFQNYALYPNMTVFENIALGLKLRKTAKYEIDLRVNRVTKILEISHLLDRNPSQLSGGQKQRVALGRAIAREPQVFLMDEPLSNLDAKLRAQTRAEIIKLQSDLKRTTVYVTHDQVEAMTMGTRIVVMKDGVIQQVAPPWQLYNEPANLFVAGFIGSPQMNFIPGNVIRDEGRFYFTNRRMKLLLPEKFDVRFERMTRQVRNVVLGVRPEHVVLRQELPAEGEEGFVPSIVLMTEVTGADSYVHAAFGETKIIARTDPEVIYRTDDSVVVGFNPDKLHFFDENTGAAVGGDEG, from the coding sequence GTGGGAAGAATTATGTTCAACCACGTCTTCAAGAGATACAAGGGCGAGTCCCGCCCGGCTGTGAACGATTTTCACCTGTCCATTGAAGAAGGAGAATTTCTCGTGCTGGTCGGGCCTTCCGGCTGCGGCAAGTCGACGACGCTGCGCATGCTGGCAGGCCTCGAAGAGATCAGCAGCGGAGAGCTGTATATCGACGATAAGTATGTCAATTACGTCTCTCCCAAGGATCGGGATATCGCGATGGTGTTTCAGAATTACGCTTTGTACCCGAACATGACGGTATTCGAGAATATCGCGCTCGGCCTCAAACTGCGCAAGACAGCCAAATACGAAATCGACCTGAGGGTCAACCGAGTCACCAAGATCTTGGAAATCTCGCATCTGCTCGACCGCAATCCGAGCCAATTATCCGGCGGACAGAAGCAGCGGGTCGCCTTGGGACGCGCGATCGCCCGAGAACCGCAAGTGTTCCTGATGGACGAACCGTTATCCAATTTGGATGCCAAGCTGAGAGCGCAAACAAGGGCGGAGATCATCAAGCTGCAAAGCGATTTGAAGCGGACGACGGTCTACGTTACCCACGATCAAGTAGAAGCGATGACGATGGGAACGCGGATCGTCGTCATGAAGGACGGGGTTATCCAGCAGGTGGCGCCGCCGTGGCAATTGTATAACGAGCCCGCCAACCTGTTCGTCGCCGGTTTCATCGGCTCGCCGCAAATGAACTTTATCCCGGGTAACGTGATTCGGGATGAAGGCCGCTTCTACTTTACGAACCGGCGGATGAAGCTGCTGCTTCCGGAGAAGTTCGATGTCCGCTTCGAGCGAATGACGAGACAAGTGCGAAACGTCGTGCTCGGCGTGAGGCCCGAGCATGTCGTGCTGCGGCAGGAACTGCCGGCGGAAGGCGAAGAGGGCTTCGTTCCCTCGATCGTGCTCATGACAGAAGTGACGGGCGCCGATTCCTACGTTCATGCCGCGTTCGGAGAGACCAAGATCATCGCGCGTACCGATCCGGAGGTCATCTACAGAACCGACGATTCGGTGGTCGTCGGCTTCAATCCCGACAAGCTCCACTTCTTCGACGAGAATACGGGCGCGGCGGTCGGAGGAGATGAGGGATGA
- a CDS encoding S9 family peptidase translates to MNGSASEVRLIPREILFGNTDKTQTQLSPDGAYISYLAPVEGVQNIWIWPIGGHAREPVTYDRERGIRWYFWGYDSKHLLYLQDAGGNENWRLYSVNLEGKETIDLTPFENVQAHVIHTSKHHPDELIILLNKENEAAHDVYRLAISTGALTLIAENPGNILGWVVDADLQVRGACAAAPEGGIDLLVRDDERSDWRTIVSWDSEDALSSGPIGFAKDGGELYVIDSRNSNSGRLVRMNTRDGSYRVLAEDPQYDVGEVMIDPDTYEVQAVSYFRERKQWTVLAAEVEEDFAAIRNLHDGDFQLSSWDLENRMWLITFQSDKESSVYYTYDRQSRTGTFLFHADPVLAEFELAPMEPISFTSRDGLTIHGYITFPPRRREGVPMVLNVHGGPWGRDRWGFQSEHQWLANRGYACLSVNFRGSTGYGKAFLNAGNKEWAGAMHNDLVDAVEWAVRMGYANPDRVAIYGTSYGGYAALVGATFTPELFCCAVDVVGPSSLVTFIRSVPPYWAPMLAILHERVGNPDLEEAFLRSRSPLFKTDQIRIPLLIAQGGNDPRVKQSESEQIVDALRARGLDHEYLLFPDEGHGFVKPQNRLRFYEAAERFLARHLGDANEV, encoded by the coding sequence ATGAACGGTTCTGCATCGGAAGTCCGTTTGATCCCGAGAGAAATCCTATTCGGCAATACGGACAAAACGCAAACTCAGCTATCTCCGGATGGCGCGTATATTTCGTATCTGGCTCCGGTTGAAGGCGTCCAAAACATCTGGATCTGGCCTATCGGAGGGCATGCGCGAGAGCCGGTTACCTATGACCGCGAACGAGGCATCCGTTGGTATTTCTGGGGTTACGACAGCAAGCATCTCCTCTACCTGCAAGATGCCGGAGGCAACGAAAATTGGCGGCTCTATTCCGTGAATTTGGAGGGAAAGGAAACAATCGACCTGACGCCGTTCGAGAACGTGCAAGCGCACGTCATCCATACGAGCAAGCATCATCCCGACGAGCTAATCATCTTGCTGAATAAGGAAAACGAGGCCGCTCACGACGTTTATCGCCTTGCGATATCAACCGGAGCATTAACGCTTATCGCCGAAAACCCCGGCAACATTCTCGGCTGGGTGGTAGATGCCGATTTGCAAGTGCGTGGGGCGTGCGCCGCCGCGCCGGAAGGCGGAATAGACCTGTTAGTCCGCGATGACGAGCGCTCCGATTGGAGAACAATCGTGTCGTGGGACAGCGAGGACGCCCTGTCGAGCGGACCGATCGGCTTCGCCAAAGACGGCGGAGAGCTGTACGTCATCGATTCGAGAAATTCGAATTCGGGCCGTCTGGTACGCATGAATACGCGGGACGGGTCATATCGCGTACTGGCGGAGGACCCGCAATACGACGTTGGAGAAGTGATGATCGATCCCGATACTTACGAGGTTCAGGCAGTTTCGTACTTCAGGGAACGCAAACAATGGACCGTGCTGGCTGCGGAGGTTGAAGAGGATTTTGCGGCGATTCGCAATCTGCATGATGGAGATTTCCAGTTAAGCAGCTGGGATCTTGAGAACCGCATGTGGCTGATTACATTCCAATCCGACAAGGAGTCGTCCGTTTACTACACCTACGACAGGCAGTCCCGAACGGGAACGTTCCTGTTTCATGCCGATCCGGTCCTGGCGGAGTTCGAACTGGCGCCGATGGAACCGATATCCTTTACATCGCGGGACGGACTAACGATTCACGGCTACATCACGTTTCCGCCAAGACGGCGCGAGGGCGTCCCGATGGTTCTGAACGTGCACGGCGGACCGTGGGGGAGGGACCGCTGGGGTTTTCAATCGGAACATCAGTGGCTGGCAAACCGAGGCTACGCCTGCCTATCGGTCAACTTCAGGGGCTCGACGGGATACGGTAAAGCCTTTCTCAACGCAGGCAATAAAGAATGGGCAGGCGCCATGCATAACGATCTCGTGGATGCCGTCGAATGGGCCGTGCGGATGGGATACGCGAATCCGGATCGCGTGGCCATCTACGGTACATCTTATGGCGGATATGCGGCACTGGTCGGGGCGACGTTCACGCCGGAACTTTTCTGCTGCGCAGTGGACGTGGTCGGCCCGAGCAGCCTGGTCACGTTCATTCGCTCCGTTCCGCCGTATTGGGCGCCGATGCTTGCCATTCTTCACGAAAGGGTGGGAAACCCCGATCTGGAGGAAGCGTTCCTCCGATCCAGGTCTCCGTTATTTAAAACCGATCAGATCCGAATTCCGCTGCTGATCGCCCAAGGCGGCAATGACCCGAGAGTGAAGCAAAGCGAATCGGAACAAATCGTCGACGCGCTAAGGGCGAGGGGACTGGATCATGAATATTTGCTCTTCCCGGACGAAGGTCACGGTTTCGTCAAACCGCAGAACCGATTGAGGTTCTATGAAGCGGCCGAGAGATTTCTCGCCAGGCACTTGGGTGACGCGAATGAGGTCTAG
- a CDS encoding carbohydrate ABC transporter permease, which translates to MIRRLRRTSPFQIILIVVFTALAAFMSLPIVFILNHAFKPQNELFLFPPRFFVQHPTFANFEALFLHAANATVPFTRYLFNSLVVAAMTLTSVIVVSTMAAYVIAKRSFHFKHLIMAMITLSLMFAPETVSIPRYLIISGIGLNNTYFGHVLPALASPVAVFMLVGFIAQIPNDLIEAAKIDGSSHFGIFIRLVLPLSVPAIATIAIFTFQGVWGDVETSTLFMQKETMRTLAFYVNSLLSGLQNNVAGQNMAAAAGLLMFIPNLIIFLLFQRKVLETMVHSGIK; encoded by the coding sequence ATGATTCGCAGACTTCGCAGAACGTCGCCGTTTCAAATCATTCTTATCGTCGTCTTTACCGCGCTTGCGGCTTTTATGTCGCTGCCGATCGTTTTCATTCTGAATCATGCCTTCAAACCGCAAAACGAGCTGTTCTTGTTCCCGCCGCGATTCTTCGTGCAGCATCCGACGTTCGCTAATTTCGAGGCGCTCTTCCTGCATGCGGCGAACGCGACGGTTCCGTTCACGCGCTACCTCTTCAACAGCTTGGTCGTGGCGGCGATGACGCTGACCAGCGTGATCGTTGTCAGCACGATGGCGGCATACGTGATCGCCAAACGCAGCTTTCATTTCAAGCATCTGATCATGGCCATGATTACGTTGTCGCTCATGTTCGCGCCGGAGACGGTTTCGATCCCGCGTTATCTGATCATCAGCGGAATCGGTCTGAACAACACCTATTTCGGGCATGTGCTGCCCGCCCTGGCCTCGCCGGTCGCGGTGTTCATGCTCGTCGGGTTCATCGCGCAAATTCCGAACGACTTGATCGAAGCGGCCAAAATCGACGGTTCGAGCCATTTCGGCATTTTCATCCGGTTGGTGCTGCCCCTGTCCGTGCCCGCTATTGCGACAATCGCCATTTTCACGTTCCAGGGGGTGTGGGGAGATGTGGAGACATCCACCTTGTTCATGCAGAAGGAGACGATGAGAACGCTCGCCTTCTATGTGAACAGCTTGCTCAGCGGTCTGCAGAACAACGTGGCCGGCCAGAATATGGCGGCAGCCGCGGGCTTGCTGATGTTCATTCCGAACCTGATCATCTTTCTGCTCTTCCAGCGGAAAGTGCTTGAGACGATGGTCCATTCCGGAATCAAGTAA
- a CDS encoding carbohydrate ABC transporter permease, whose translation MRTELSPELRTRRSSNVLLKLNRFLADIRRDAFCYLFLAPFLICFIVFIVVPVVMAATLGFTSYNGFGSLHFIGFDNYIALFTQDIIFLTKALPNTFLFALIVGPGGYALSFLFAWLIHQLPIKIRDYYTLAFYAPSMAGAVALSVVWIAAFSGDRVGYVNHLLLSMGWIDGPVVWLQDPKYLMKIMIGVSLWVSFSVGFLAMLAGLQTVNRELYEAGRIDGISNRLQEVFYITIPSMKPQMLFSAVMTIVSTLKAGSISTQLTGMAITPQYAGHLIINHIDDYAFIRFELGYASSIAVMLLIVSYFAMRFAYRLFDSKEEL comes from the coding sequence ATGAGAACAGAGCTGTCTCCCGAGTTGAGGACGAGACGATCAAGTAACGTACTGTTGAAATTGAACCGCTTCCTGGCGGATATCCGGCGCGACGCGTTCTGTTATCTCTTCCTGGCGCCGTTCCTGATTTGCTTCATCGTCTTTATCGTCGTCCCGGTGGTCATGGCCGCAACGCTCGGCTTCACTTCCTACAACGGCTTCGGATCGCTGCATTTCATCGGCTTCGATAACTACATCGCGCTGTTCACGCAGGATATCATCTTCCTGACGAAAGCCTTGCCGAATACGTTCCTGTTCGCGCTGATCGTCGGACCTGGAGGCTATGCGCTCTCGTTCCTGTTCGCTTGGCTGATCCATCAGCTGCCGATCAAAATCCGGGATTATTACACGTTAGCCTTCTACGCGCCTTCGATGGCCGGCGCCGTGGCGCTATCCGTCGTGTGGATCGCCGCCTTCAGCGGCGACCGCGTAGGCTACGTCAATCATCTGCTGCTCTCGATGGGCTGGATCGACGGGCCGGTCGTTTGGCTGCAGGACCCGAAATATCTGATGAAAATCATGATCGGGGTCTCCTTATGGGTGAGCTTCAGCGTCGGCTTCCTCGCCATGCTGGCAGGACTGCAGACGGTCAATAGGGAGCTGTACGAGGCCGGTCGCATCGACGGCATCTCGAACCGGCTGCAAGAGGTATTCTATATTACCATTCCATCGATGAAGCCGCAGATGCTGTTCAGCGCCGTCATGACGATCGTCTCCACGCTGAAGGCCGGCAGCATCTCGACGCAATTGACAGGGATGGCGATCACTCCCCAATATGCGGGGCATCTCATTATCAACCACATCGACGATTACGCGTTTATTCGCTTCGAGCTGGGCTACGCTTCATCGATCGCGGTCATGCTGCTGATCGTCAGCTACTTTGCCATGCGGTTCGCCTATCGGCTGTTCGATTCAAAGGAGGAGCTGTAG